CAAACCTATTGGTTATCCGTAAATCCATGGTCTTTTGCCAAAGAAAGTAATTTTCCAAAATGGCTGAACATTGCCGTAGGTTATGGTGCGGAAGGCCTGTATGACGCTAAAAGAAACGACTGGACGGATGATCAGGGCGTAACGTATGATTACACGCATATCCGCCGTACACGGCAGTTCTATCTTTCTCCCGATATTGATCTCACAAAGATACCCACCAGGCGAAAGGGGCTGAAGATATTGTTCCAGGTATTGAATATGGTAAAAATACCGGCACCGGCATTGGAGATCAATGGCGCAGGGAAGTTAAAAATGCATGCTTTGTATTTTTAAACGAGGTAGGCAGAGTGGATCGCTTCTCCTTCCACATCCACCATTACCATGTCCTGTAAAGTAGTGGACAGGCTGTAACCCACAAAATCCACAGACAGCGGAAAAGATTTATGGCGGCGGTCTACCAGTACAGCCGTTTGTATCTTCTTAGGAAAGAATTGCAGAAAAGGTTTCAATGCATACAACATGGTTTTACCGGAATTAGCCACATCATCTATCAGCACAATCACTTTATCCGTAAAATCCAGTTCATGAGAGAGCGTCACTTCTGCCGGATGTTGCTTGTCCAGCTTAATCTCCACCACTTCTATCTTAAAGGGGGCGATCGCTTTCAGGTGCGCCGCAATCTTATTGGTGAGAATAGTACCACGGTCCCAGATACCCGCAAGGATCAGGGAAGGCTCGTCATAATTATGCTCATATATTTCATACGCGATCCGTTCTATTTTCTTTTCAATAACTTCCTGCGTCAGGATTACGTTCTTATTTTCCATATAGTGGGTTTGTGCAGCCGTAAAAATACATAAATTGCGATAACAACCGGTCAAATCAAGGATATGCAAATTGTTTACCAGGTCCTCTTTCTCATCGCATTGAGCGTAGCCACCTATTTGTTCTCCCGCAGAGCATTGGGTATCAGGCGTAACATCCTGCTGGGAAGAGATGTAGCACTTAACGACCAGCCTGCAGCCCGCTGGAAAAATCTTTTTTTACTGGCCTTCGGACAGAAAAAGATGTTCCGCAACCCCCTGGTGGCGGTATTGCACTTTTTTGTGTATGCAGGTTTCCTGATCATTAATATTGAGATCCTGGAGATCATAATAGACGGGCTGGCCGGTACACATCGTATATTCGCGCCCGTTCTTGGATCTCTGTACGGGATACTGATCGGCTGTTTTGAGATACTGGCGGTGCTGGTAGCCGTTTCCTGCGCCATCTTCCTGGTACGCCGGAATATCATCAAACTAAAACGTTTCATCAGTAAAGACCTCAATGGCTGGCCCCGCTCTGATGCCAACTATATCCTTATCACAGAGATCGTGCTGATGGTATTGTTCCTCACGATGAACACGGCCGACCTGGTATTGCAAAGCCGGGGTGCTGAACATTATATACAAACACAGCCGTTCTGGGTTACCAGTCAGTTTACCCCTCTCCTTTCCGGCTTATCAGACGGTGCGCTGATAGCGATAGAAAGAGGTGCCTGGTGGCTGCACATCCTGGGCGTACTGGCCTTTTTGAATTACCTGCCCTTCTCTAAACACCTCCATATCATCCTGGCCTTCCCGAATGCTTATTATGCGGACCTGCGGCCCAAAGGAAAGATGGAAAATATGCCGGAGATACAACAGGAGGTCCTTTACGCCATGCAACCTGAACTGGCACCCACTACGCCTTCAGAAACAGTGCCCAAATTCGGCGCAAAAGATATACAGGACCTTACCTGGAAGAACCTGCTGGATGCATATGCCTGCACAGAATGCGGCCGTTGCTCCGCAGCCTGCCCTGCCACACAAACTGGCAAAGCGCTCTCTCCCCGCCTGATCATGATGAAAACGCGGGACAGGGCGGAAGAAGTAGGCAGGGGTGCAATTGAGGGCAAAACCCTGTTACGTGATTATATAACAGAAGAAGAATTACGCGCCTGCACCAGTTGCAATGCCTGCGTGGAAGAATGCCCCGTGAGCATTAATCCCCTTCACATCATCCTGCAGATGCGCAGGCACCTGGTAATGGAAGAATCCAGCGCACCACAGGAGTGGAATATGATGTTTTCCAATATCGAGAATAATATGGCGCCCTGGAAATTCAGTCCGGATGACCGTGACGCCTGGATACAATAATCATACACCCAAGCAAAAAAGAAAGAAATGCAGATAAAAACAATGGCCGAATATTTTGCCAATGGAGAAACGCCTGAAGTACTTTTTTGGGTGGGATGTGCCGGTAGTTTTGACCAGCGGGCCCAGAAGATCACCCGGGCATTTGCAGAGATCCTCACCAAAACAGGGATACAGTTCGCCATCTTGGGCAAGGAAGAAGCCTGCACCGGCGACCCCGCCAGGCGGGCCGGGAACGAATTCCTCTTCCAGATGATGGCCTACAACAATATCCAGGTGCTGAACAACTATGGTGTAAAAACCATCGTCACCGCCTGCCCTCACTGCTTCAATACCTTCAAAAATGAATATCCACAACTGGGAGGCAGCTACGAGGTGATCCATCATGCCACCTATTTACAACAGCTGATAGACGGCGGCCGCATCAAAATGAAAGAAGGCGGCACTTTTAAGGGCAAAAAGATCACTTATCATGATTCCTGCTACCTGGGAAGGGCAAATGGGATCTACGAAGCACCAAGACAAGTTTTAGAAACCCTCGATGCAGAATTGGTGGAAATGAAAAGGTGCAGAAGCAAGGGGCTTTGCTGTGGCGCCGGAGGCGCCCAAATGTTCAAGGAAGAGGAAAAGGGAACTACCCGGATCAACTTTGAAAGAGGCCATGAAGCTGTATCTACCGGTGCATCCGTGATCGCTTCCAACTGCCCTTTTTGCATGACGATGTTAACTGACGGGGTCAAAGAAGCAGGCAAAGAAGAGGAAGTAAAAGTGCTGGATATTGCGGAAATGATCGCACAAAACATGCAATAATCTTAACTTTGTACCATGAACACCGATATCAAACATATTTTACCGAACGACTTCGCCCCTGCTTCCAGGGTTTGGATATACCAAAGTAACCGCCCGTTTTCAGAAAGAGAGGCCGAAGAGATAGAAGAACAGCTGCACCAGTTTGCAGTGCAATGGAATTCCCACGGAGTACCCGTAAAAGGCTGGGGCCGCCTGTTATTTGACCAGGTGATAGTGCTGATGGCAGATGAAACCACTTCCGAAGTGAGCGGATGCAGTACAGACAGTTCCGTGCGGATCATTAAAAGCATGGAAAGACAATATTCCGTGAACCTTTTTGACCGCCTGCTGCTGGGTTTCCTGGTGAAGGATAAACTGCAGTTACTGCCCTTGAACCAGGTGGGTTATGCGCTGGAGAAAGGGTTTATTACCACAGATACGCTTTATCTCAATAATACTGTGTTAACGAAGCAGGAGCTGGAAGATCATTGGCTGGTACCGTTGAAGGAGAGCTGGCTGATGGCGAAACTGGCTAAAACAGCGTAAATTATTTGTAAAGCCTTGATCATTTCAAGGCTTTTTTATTGAAGTCAAGCGCAAGGGCTACCCATTGATCAAGGGCAGCCTTTGTCTTAAGGTTGTTTTCATTTACATGCACATAACCTTTGTATTGCCTTCCTCCCATAATCACTGTGGTGCAGCCTTCTATCTGCAAGTTGGGATCAATACGGCACATGATCCTGTCAGCACCCGCTGTGAGGCACATTTTACCATTTACCATAAAGGCCAGGCCGCCAAACATCTTTTTCTCTTCCACTTTGGGAATGCCCGCCAATGCCTGCCTGAGCCTGTCAGCCAGCTTTTCACTATAAGCCATTATTTAGGTGTGTTCCTGTCAAAAGTAAGGGTGTCAAAGAAAATGGTGAGTGCCTTCAGTTTGCCATTCTTTGCTTTCCATATCTCCGATACATCTCCGTTAACGGTTTCACCATTGGGGAATTTAAAATCGTAATTCCCTATAACACTTGCATTTTCACCATCCACAATCATTTGTTTTACCCGCATGGATTGAAACACACGGGAAAACCTTTTGATCACCTCTATATAAGCAGCCTTTCCTATCAATGGCGTTGTTTTTGAAATATCACCGCCTGTATAGCTGAAATCATCGGCTATAACTGATTCCCAGCCTTCCTTTTGGGCGAAACCTTTATAGTAGGTTTCCAGCAATTTTTTTGTGGATGCTGAAGTTTCCATTTTTTTCAGATTTTAAGGATTAGGAATTTTACAATAGTTGTTGCATTTTGCAAGAGCTAAGATAAAAAGTTATTTCAAAATGCAAGTACTTTTAACATAAAAAAATATGGAAAAGACCAGGTCGGATTGTCCTATCAGTTGTTCCCTGGATGTATTTGGGGATAAATGGTCACTGCTGATCATCAGGGATATTATGCTGCGGGGAAAGTTGTCGTACAGCGAATTCCTGCAATCGGAAGAGAAGATCGCGAGCAACATCCTTGTTAACAGGCTGAGTGTGCTGGAGGCAGAACAGATCCTTATCAAAAGTGTATCACCTGCTAATAAGTCGAAGTTTATTTATAGTCTTACAGAGAAGGGTATTGACCTGTTACCCATCATTATTGAGATCATGGATTGGGGAGCGAAGTATAATGCGAATTGTCCCCGCAGGGAGTTAGGAAAGAAGATCAGGAAGGACAAGGCCGGGGCAATTAAGGAATATTATCAGAAGTTGAGGAAAGGGGTATAGCTATACGGGATACATTTGTATATTTGTAAATACCAGCGGAAATAGCTCATTTGGTAGAGCATCAGCTTCCCAAGCTGAGGGTGGCCGGTTCGAGCCCGGTTTTCCGCTCTTAAAATAAATTGCCTGTAGATCATTGGATGTACAGGCATTTTTGTTTTAGGACCAGATCTGAAAGTCAAAAACTTTTATTCGCACAGCGATCAATGTGCCTGCTTAATTGTGTTCCCTTATTAAATACGGCTAAACGCCTTGTTTTAGCCGGAAAACTGTCCTTCCGGGTCCGATATGTCTTACCTA
This DNA window, taken from Chitinophaga niabensis, encodes the following:
- a CDS encoding phosphoribosyltransferase family protein → MENKNVILTQEVIEKKIERIAYEIYEHNYDEPSLILAGIWDRGTILTNKIAAHLKAIAPFKIEVVEIKLDKQHPAEVTLSHELDFTDKVIVLIDDVANSGKTMLYALKPFLQFFPKKIQTAVLVDRRHKSFPLSVDFVGYSLSTTLQDMVMVDVEGEAIHSAYLV
- a CDS encoding (Fe-S)-binding protein, with the protein product MQIVYQVLFLIALSVATYLFSRRALGIRRNILLGRDVALNDQPAARWKNLFLLAFGQKKMFRNPLVAVLHFFVYAGFLIINIEILEIIIDGLAGTHRIFAPVLGSLYGILIGCFEILAVLVAVSCAIFLVRRNIIKLKRFISKDLNGWPRSDANYILITEIVLMVLFLTMNTADLVLQSRGAEHYIQTQPFWVTSQFTPLLSGLSDGALIAIERGAWWLHILGVLAFLNYLPFSKHLHIILAFPNAYYADLRPKGKMENMPEIQQEVLYAMQPELAPTTPSETVPKFGAKDIQDLTWKNLLDAYACTECGRCSAACPATQTGKALSPRLIMMKTRDRAEEVGRGAIEGKTLLRDYITEEELRACTSCNACVEECPVSINPLHIILQMRRHLVMEESSAPQEWNMMFSNIENNMAPWKFSPDDRDAWIQ
- a CDS encoding (Fe-S)-binding protein, yielding MQIKTMAEYFANGETPEVLFWVGCAGSFDQRAQKITRAFAEILTKTGIQFAILGKEEACTGDPARRAGNEFLFQMMAYNNIQVLNNYGVKTIVTACPHCFNTFKNEYPQLGGSYEVIHHATYLQQLIDGGRIKMKEGGTFKGKKITYHDSCYLGRANGIYEAPRQVLETLDAELVEMKRCRSKGLCCGAGGAQMFKEEEKGTTRINFERGHEAVSTGASVIASNCPFCMTMLTDGVKEAGKEEEVKVLDIAEMIAQNMQ
- a CDS encoding TfoX/Sxy family protein, with product MAYSEKLADRLRQALAGIPKVEEKKMFGGLAFMVNGKMCLTAGADRIMCRIDPNLQIEGCTTVIMGGRQYKGYVHVNENNLKTKAALDQWVALALDFNKKALK
- a CDS encoding nuclear transport factor 2 family protein; amino-acid sequence: METSASTKKLLETYYKGFAQKEGWESVIADDFSYTGGDISKTTPLIGKAAYIEVIKRFSRVFQSMRVKQMIVDGENASVIGNYDFKFPNGETVNGDVSEIWKAKNGKLKALTIFFDTLTFDRNTPK
- a CDS encoding winged helix-turn-helix transcriptional regulator, whose amino-acid sequence is MEKTRSDCPISCSLDVFGDKWSLLIIRDIMLRGKLSYSEFLQSEEKIASNILVNRLSVLEAEQILIKSVSPANKSKFIYSLTEKGIDLLPIIIEIMDWGAKYNANCPRRELGKKIRKDKAGAIKEYYQKLRKGV